From Qingrenia yutianensis, the proteins below share one genomic window:
- the mreB gene encoding rod shape-determining protein: protein MKNDIGVDIGTANTLIYMKSKGIVVNEPSVVALDKEYKSVLAVGTEAKEMLGKTPSAILSVCPIREGVIAEFDTAQSMLKSFVRKAFSKKAFVKSRVVACVPINVTAVEKQVIKDALINSGAREVFVVEKPMAAAIGANLPVSEPIASMIVDIGCGTTEIAVISLGGIVCGKTVKTAGGSFDRAVEKYIKRAHALLIGEQTAEKIKIELGSAFDVNDGETLEVSGSDYMTGLPKNAVITAEEIRGALKDSLMGIIEAIKDVLEDTPPELSADIIERGITLTGGGALLRGIDSLIKKEVGMPVYIADEPKECTANGTGIILDDIDLIRKDSLYLSAK, encoded by the coding sequence ATGAAAAACGATATTGGTGTGGATATTGGCACTGCAAATACGCTTATTTATATGAAATCAAAAGGAATTGTGGTGAACGAACCGTCGGTTGTGGCGCTTGACAAAGAATACAAAAGCGTTCTTGCGGTCGGAACGGAGGCAAAAGAAATGCTCGGAAAAACTCCGTCTGCAATTTTGTCGGTTTGCCCCATAAGAGAGGGTGTTATCGCGGAATTTGACACGGCGCAGTCTATGCTCAAAAGTTTTGTGCGGAAAGCTTTTTCAAAGAAAGCATTCGTCAAATCGCGCGTTGTTGCGTGCGTTCCGATAAACGTTACCGCGGTGGAAAAACAGGTTATAAAAGACGCGCTTATAAATTCGGGCGCACGCGAGGTTTTTGTTGTTGAAAAGCCTATGGCGGCGGCAATCGGCGCAAATCTTCCCGTTTCCGAGCCTATTGCAAGTATGATTGTGGACATCGGCTGCGGAACGACCGAAATCGCGGTTATTTCGCTCGGCGGGATTGTATGCGGAAAAACGGTGAAAACCGCGGGCGGAAGTTTTGACCGCGCGGTTGAAAAGTATATAAAACGTGCGCACGCACTGCTTATCGGCGAGCAGACGGCGGAGAAAATCAAAATCGAGCTTGGCTCGGCATTTGACGTAAACGACGGAGAAACGCTTGAAGTGAGCGGTTCGGACTATATGACGGGACTCCCGAAAAACGCGGTCATCACGGCGGAGGAAATCCGCGGTGCCTTAAAAGACAGCCTTATGGGAATAATCGAGGCGATTAAGGACGTTTTGGAGGACACGCCGCCCGAACTTTCGGCGGACATTATCGAGCGCGGAATAACGCTCACAGGCGGAGGCGCGCTTTTAAGGGGAATTGACAGTCTTATAAAAAAGGAAGTCGGTATGCCCGTTTATATAGCGGACGAGCCGAAAGAGTGCACGGCGAACGGCACGGGCATTATTTTGGACGACATTGACCTTATAAGAAAGGACAGCTTGTATCTTTCGGCAAAATAG
- the mreC gene encoding rod shape-determining protein MreC has protein sequence MSFFKNKTKVLILILTIILAALMAVSTLPSKNAGFISNAFGYVITPVQNALERVIDATEGFFKYFIDMKNLERKNGDLKEEISALNSSLREMTDLKNENEQLRSLLGLKQRNSDKQYIAAEVSARNFNNWYCVLTLDKGTDDGVAVNDVVLTNDGVVGYVYEIGTNWAKVTGIIDSTSSAAAIAKRTGDKSVVEGDINLMQNGQCKMPYIPKESGILQGDEVYTSGGGGVYPEGLYIGTVEEIVNSADGMSKEAVIKTGASPYDVKCVFILKR, from the coding sequence ATGTCATTTTTTAAAAACAAAACAAAGGTACTGATTTTAATACTGACAATAATTTTAGCGGCGCTTATGGCAGTTTCCACGCTTCCCTCCAAAAATGCGGGGTTTATTTCCAATGCGTTCGGCTATGTTATAACACCCGTGCAAAACGCTCTTGAAAGGGTTATCGACGCGACCGAAGGGTTTTTTAAGTATTTTATCGATATGAAAAATTTGGAGCGCAAAAACGGCGATTTGAAAGAGGAAATCTCGGCGCTGAACTCGTCGCTCCGCGAGATGACTGACCTTAAAAACGAAAACGAACAGCTCCGCAGTCTTTTGGGATTAAAGCAGAGAAATTCGGATAAACAGTATATCGCCGCGGAGGTGTCGGCACGCAATTTCAACAACTGGTACTGCGTGCTTACGCTTGACAAAGGCACCGACGACGGCGTTGCGGTAAACGACGTTGTGCTGACAAACGACGGCGTTGTGGGATATGTTTACGAAATCGGCACAAACTGGGCAAAGGTTACGGGAATAATCGACTCTACCTCGTCCGCCGCGGCTATTGCAAAGCGTACTGGCGACAAATCGGTTGTCGAGGGCGATATTAACCTTATGCAGAACGGACAGTGCAAAATGCCGTATATCCCGAAAGAATCGGGAATTTTGCAGGGCGACGAAGTTTATACGTCGGGCGGCGGCGGTGTTTATCCGGAGGGGTTATACATCGGCACGGTTGAGGAAATCGTAAATTCCGCGGACGGAATGTCGAAAGAAGCGGTTATAAAAACCGGCGCGTCGCCGTATGACGTTAAATGTGTATTTATTCTTAAAAGATAA
- the mreD gene encoding rod shape-determining protein MreD, which produces MKNFKEYLWILILFLLQTTLCARYKIFGVVPNLVLVFAVSAFAVNSIPRSAFLAVFAGLMLDWSAGRAGVNALLLLYLSLLVSYASEKFFYKRLVYIVILTFAADILYSVFYLALNFYIWGVFVNFQSFMRVIIQASVDTVLSVICYFAYVKYKNRENIKLSFKKDVIF; this is translated from the coding sequence TTGAAAAATTTTAAGGAATATTTGTGGATTTTAATACTTTTTCTCTTGCAGACGACACTGTGCGCGCGGTACAAAATTTTCGGCGTTGTGCCTAATCTTGTGCTTGTGTTTGCAGTGAGCGCGTTTGCGGTAAATTCTATTCCGCGCTCGGCATTTCTGGCGGTTTTTGCAGGTCTTATGCTGGACTGGTCGGCGGGCAGAGCGGGGGTAAACGCGCTGCTGCTTCTCTATCTTTCATTGCTCGTTTCATATGCCTCAGAAAAGTTTTTCTATAAACGGCTTGTTTACATAGTAATCCTGACGTTTGCGGCGGATATTTTATACAGTGTGTTTTATCTTGCACTTAATTTTTATATCTGGGGTGTTTTTGTAAACTTTCAGTCGTTTATGCGCGTAATCATTCAGGCATCTGTTGACACGGTTCTGTCGGTAATTTGCTATTTTGCGTATGTAAAATACAAAAACCGAGAAAACATAAAACTTTCATTTAAAAAGGACGTGATTTTTTGA
- the mrdA gene encoding penicillin-binding protein 2, which produces MNEKLYNKHFIVITVFFVLFFLILTRLVNLQVINGKTYYEKAQNRLLNSQSVPAPRGEITDRYGRAFVTNETGFSVEITKNASTDDNMLNQTVLNVINVLNDHNEKYTDNLPITYAPYEYKESEGIEKFSVDEKTGQSVTAEEKMRILCNKYGINENYSENEKRVLAGVRCEMETRNFSSVTPFTLAPNVSLGTVTVLKEQKLSFPNVSIVTRPVRKYPNDGLASHILGRVGIIYKEEFEAMKDENYSMNAIIGKDGMEKYLERYIRGKDGKKVVEQAVNNSSFESENISPVPGNNAALTIDMDLQRVAQQSLAEVVSSIDSASGGSVVAIDVNSGELLAVASYPTYSLESFDRDYDALSKNPRKPMFNRAIGGVYEPGSTFKMLTSVAALEGGYITPQTKITDNGVFELANQQFNCWIWTSQHATHGSINVSEALRDSCNYFYYTVGNKMGIDEILKWGKKFGIAELTGIEVSGEARGNLASPEYKQDVFKTPWYPGDTVQCAIGQSFNLFTPLELASYTATIANGGTRYRAHLLKNVKNYKTGETVFEPEKEVLGTVEMSKSTYDAVTKGMRLVASEGTAKTYFEDFGVEVCCKTGSAQVGTKNANGVFVCYAPYKNPEIAVAVVIEAAGSGSSTIPVAKNILKEYFNIE; this is translated from the coding sequence TTGAACGAAAAGCTTTATAACAAACATTTTATAGTTATCACCGTCTTTTTTGTTTTGTTTTTTCTCATACTCACAAGACTTGTAAATCTTCAGGTTATAAACGGAAAAACGTATTATGAAAAAGCGCAGAACAGACTTTTAAATTCGCAGTCGGTTCCTGCACCGCGCGGTGAAATTACCGACCGCTACGGCAGAGCTTTTGTAACGAATGAAACGGGTTTTTCGGTGGAAATCACAAAAAATGCGTCAACCGACGACAATATGCTAAATCAAACGGTTTTAAACGTTATAAACGTGCTCAACGACCATAACGAAAAATATACCGATAATTTACCGATTACCTATGCGCCGTACGAATACAAGGAAAGTGAAGGAATTGAGAAATTTTCCGTTGACGAAAAGACTGGACAAAGCGTCACGGCAGAGGAAAAAATGCGTATTTTGTGCAATAAATACGGCATAAACGAAAACTACAGCGAAAATGAAAAACGTGTTCTTGCAGGCGTACGCTGCGAAATGGAAACGCGAAATTTCAGTTCGGTCACACCGTTTACTCTTGCTCCTAACGTGTCGCTCGGCACGGTTACAGTGCTGAAAGAACAAAAACTTTCGTTTCCGAACGTCAGCATTGTGACGCGCCCTGTGCGAAAATACCCGAACGACGGGCTTGCGTCGCACATTCTCGGCAGGGTAGGCATTATTTATAAAGAAGAATTTGAGGCGATGAAGGACGAAAATTATTCTATGAACGCCATCATCGGCAAAGACGGTATGGAAAAATACCTCGAACGCTATATCCGCGGAAAAGACGGAAAAAAAGTTGTGGAGCAGGCAGTGAACAATTCGTCGTTTGAAAGCGAAAACATTTCGCCCGTTCCGGGAAATAACGCCGCGCTTACCATTGATATGGATTTACAGCGCGTTGCACAGCAGTCGCTCGCCGAGGTTGTTTCAAGCATAGATTCCGCGTCGGGCGGAAGTGTTGTTGCGATAGATGTAAACAGCGGTGAACTTTTGGCAGTTGCAAGCTATCCTACATATTCGCTCGAAAGCTTTGACCGCGATTATGACGCTTTGTCGAAAAATCCGCGAAAGCCAATGTTTAACCGCGCAATCGGCGGTGTGTACGAGCCGGGTTCAACGTTTAAAATGCTCACGTCGGTTGCGGCTCTGGAGGGCGGATACATCACACCGCAGACGAAAATCACCGACAACGGCGTGTTTGAGCTTGCAAACCAGCAATTCAACTGCTGGATTTGGACGAGCCAGCACGCGACGCACGGAAGTATAAACGTGTCGGAGGCACTGCGCGATTCGTGCAACTATTTCTACTATACCGTCGGCAACAAAATGGGTATTGACGAAATTTTAAAATGGGGCAAAAAATTCGGAATTGCCGAGCTTACGGGCATTGAAGTGTCGGGCGAGGCGAGGGGAAATTTAGCGTCGCCGGAGTATAAACAGGACGTGTTTAAAACGCCGTGGTACCCGGGTGACACCGTACAGTGCGCAATCGGACAGTCGTTCAACCTTTTTACACCGCTCGAACTTGCAAGCTATACCGCGACAATCGCGAACGGCGGAACAAGATACCGCGCACATCTTCTTAAGAATGTGAAAAACTATAAAACGGGCGAAACGGTGTTCGAGCCCGAAAAAGAGGTTCTCGGCACGGTTGAAATGAGCAAAAGCACCTATGACGCGGTGACAAAGGGTATGCGCCTTGTTGCGTCGGAGGGCACGGCAAAGACGTATTTTGAAGATTTCGGCGTCGAAGTTTGCTGTAAAACGGGTTCCGCACAGGTCGGCACCAAGAATGCAAACGGTGTGTTTGTTTGCTATGCGCCGTACAAAAATCCCGAAATCGCGGTTGCTGTGGTAATTGAGGCGGCAGGTTCGGGAAGCAGCACAATTCCGGTTGCAAAAAATATTTTGAAAGAATATTTCAATATTGAGTAA
- the minD gene encoding septum site-determining protein MinD produces MGEVYVITSGKGGVGKTTAAANIGIGLSLEGKSVILIDTDIGLRNLDIAVGLENEIVYDLVDVVNGDCELKQAVVVNRNQKGLAVLPAAQTKNQQAVTGEQMKKLCSELKNIFDYVIIDCPAGVDYGFETAICAADKAIVVTTPDLSSMRDADKAIERLYEMQIEDVKLIINKIYPKLMGVQLPYADEVLEYLRINLLGIIPEDIKLVIASNASKAVVTDEKSLSGEAFRNIVKRIQGQYVPIIDFDCKRKIKRFL; encoded by the coding sequence ATGGGCGAAGTTTACGTTATAACATCAGGCAAAGGCGGTGTCGGAAAGACGACCGCGGCGGCGAATATCGGCATCGGTTTGTCGCTTGAGGGCAAGTCGGTTATTTTGATAGACACCGATATAGGACTTCGCAACCTCGATATAGCGGTCGGACTGGAAAACGAAATAGTTTACGACCTTGTTGACGTTGTAAACGGCGACTGCGAGCTGAAACAGGCAGTTGTCGTCAACCGAAACCAAAAAGGTCTTGCGGTGCTTCCGGCGGCGCAGACGAAAAATCAGCAGGCGGTTACGGGCGAGCAGATGAAAAAACTCTGCAGTGAGCTTAAAAATATTTTCGATTATGTTATAATCGACTGCCCGGCAGGCGTGGACTACGGCTTTGAAACGGCAATCTGCGCGGCGGATAAGGCAATCGTGGTAACAACGCCCGATTTGTCGTCAATGCGCGACGCGGACAAGGCAATCGAGCGTCTTTATGAAATGCAGATTGAGGACGTAAAGCTTATTATAAACAAAATTTATCCCAAGCTTATGGGTGTTCAGCTTCCGTATGCCGACGAGGTTTTGGAATATCTCCGCATAAACCTTCTGGGCATAATTCCTGAAGATATTAAGCTTGTCATAGCGTCAAACGCGTCAAAGGCGGTTGTCACCGACGAAAAATCGCTTTCGGGCGAGGCATTCCGAAACATTGTAAAACGTATTCAAGGGCAATATGTCCCAATTATAGATTTTGACTGCAAAAGAAAAATAAAAAGATTTTTATAA
- the mgsA gene encoding methylglyoxal synthase — protein MNIALIAHDKKKELMVQFCIAYKGILAHHNLVATGTTGSLIIDATGLNVHRFLSGPQGGDQQIGARIAYNEIDLVLFFRDPLTAQPHEPDVNALLRLCDVHNIPLATNVATAEVLVRGMERGDLEWRDIVNPKSNRNI, from the coding sequence ATGAATATCGCACTTATCGCACACGACAAGAAAAAAGAATTGATGGTTCAGTTTTGCATAGCATATAAAGGTATTTTGGCACATCACAACCTTGTTGCAACGGGCACAACAGGTTCGCTCATCATCGACGCAACAGGTCTTAACGTACATAGGTTTTTGTCGGGTCCGCAGGGCGGTGACCAGCAAATCGGCGCGAGAATCGCATACAACGAAATTGACCTTGTGCTGTTTTTCCGCGATCCTCTCACCGCACAGCCTCACGAGCCTGATGTAAATGCGCTTCTGCGACTTTGCGATGTTCATAACATTCCGCTTGCGACAAACGTTGCGACGGCGGAGGTGCTTGTACGCGGAATGGAGCGAGGCGACCTTGAATGGCGCGATATTGTAAATCCGAAAAGCAACAGAAACATATAA
- a CDS encoding lactate utilization protein produces MKDIVKETIENLKKNNMDAYYAEKKEDVLPIVKSLLKNGETITSGGSVTLKECGVLEFVKNGDYNFLDRYKDGLTPEEREKIYRDAFFADTYFMSSNAIIKDGVLYNVDGNANRVAALMYGPKSVVIVAGENKIVNNFDEAVKRVKEIAAPLNTKRLNCATYCKETGKCVKAGAGADEPYAGCSSDGRICANYVISAYQKHPGRIKVIIVGENLGY; encoded by the coding sequence ATGAAAGACATTGTAAAAGAAACCATTGAAAACCTTAAGAAAAACAATATGGACGCGTATTATGCCGAGAAAAAAGAGGACGTTTTGCCTATCGTGAAAAGCCTTCTTAAAAACGGCGAAACAATCACGAGCGGAGGCTCGGTGACTCTTAAAGAATGCGGTGTTTTGGAGTTTGTGAAAAACGGCGATTATAATTTTCTCGATCGCTACAAAGACGGTCTGACGCCCGAAGAACGCGAGAAAATCTACCGCGATGCATTTTTTGCGGACACATATTTTATGAGCAGTAATGCTATCATCAAAGACGGCGTTTTGTATAACGTCGACGGCAACGCAAACAGGGTCGCAGCGCTTATGTACGGTCCGAAATCGGTTGTAATTGTAGCCGGAGAAAATAAAATTGTGAATAACTTTGACGAGGCGGTAAAGCGCGTTAAAGAAATTGCCGCACCGCTCAATACAAAAAGGCTCAACTGTGCGACATACTGCAAGGAAACGGGCAAATGCGTAAAAGCCGGCGCCGGTGCGGATGAACCGTATGCAGGCTGTTCAAGCGACGGCAGAATTTGCGCAAACTATGTTATAAGCGCATATCAGAAACACCCGGGCAGAATTAAGGTAATCATCGTCGGCGAAAACCTCGGATATTAA
- the spoVG gene encoding septation regulator SpoVG has product MNITSIKIKKFATEGKMRAIASITIDDCFAIHDVKVIENNGKVFVAMPNKRLKDGTFKDVAHPINIETRKLIEDAVIEAYNNAEAEE; this is encoded by the coding sequence ATGAACATTACAAGTATTAAAATCAAAAAATTCGCCACGGAGGGTAAAATGCGTGCAATCGCATCAATCACCATTGACGATTGCTTTGCAATTCACGACGTTAAGGTTATTGAAAACAACGGCAAAGTTTTTGTTGCAATGCCTAACAAAAGATTAAAGGACGGCACTTTTAAAGATGTTGCTCATCCTATCAATATTGAAACGAGAAAACTTATTGAGGACGCCGTTATTGAAGCGTATAACAACGCTGAAGCAGAGGAATAA
- a CDS encoding putative manganese transporter — protein sequence MEIVKDVLLDSLKILPLLFVVYAVIEFLEHKNNNSSYHILMKQKKLGPFLGAVFGCIPQCGFSVIASDLYSRRAITVGTLLAVFLSTSDEAVPILITNPSFFPDALKILGIKLIIASFFGYIADFIIKTETGHECEKKERHTHFHGNCEPCDHGILQSALIHSVKIFVFIFLVSLALEFVMENAVGDNVFDFFGTHTVLQPFLTALVGLIPNCAASVILTQCFIAGKITLGALIGGLCTGAGVGLVVLFKFNKNTAQNFLILISLYLCGVFSGIILQMIL from the coding sequence TTGGAAATTGTAAAAGATGTTTTGCTCGATTCGTTAAAAATACTGCCGCTTTTGTTTGTTGTTTACGCGGTTATAGAATTTTTGGAGCACAAAAACAACAATTCGTCATATCATATTCTTATGAAACAAAAAAAGCTGGGGCCGTTTCTCGGGGCGGTTTTCGGCTGTATTCCGCAGTGTGGTTTCAGCGTCATTGCGTCCGATCTGTATTCGCGCAGGGCGATCACTGTCGGCACGCTTTTGGCGGTGTTTTTGTCAACGTCGGACGAGGCTGTGCCCATTCTTATCACAAACCCGTCGTTTTTTCCCGATGCGCTTAAAATTTTGGGAATAAAGCTTATAATCGCATCGTTTTTCGGATATATAGCGGATTTCATCATAAAAACCGAAACGGGACACGAGTGCGAAAAAAAGGAAAGGCACACGCATTTTCACGGTAACTGCGAGCCGTGCGACCACGGAATTTTGCAGTCTGCGCTCATTCACTCGGTGAAAATTTTTGTTTTTATATTTTTGGTGTCGCTCGCGCTTGAGTTTGTTATGGAAAACGCGGTCGGCGACAATGTTTTTGACTTTTTTGGCACGCACACAGTTCTCCAGCCGTTTTTGACCGCGCTGGTTGGGCTTATTCCGAACTGTGCCGCGTCGGTTATTCTTACGCAGTGCTTTATCGCCGGCAAAATCACACTCGGTGCGCTTATCGGCGGACTCTGCACGGGCGCCGGAGTGGGACTTGTGGTGCTTTTTAAATTTAACAAAAACACCGCGCAAAACTTTTTGATTTTAATTTCTTTGTATTTATGCGGTGTGTTTTCGGGCATAATATTGCAAATGATTTTATAA